A region from the Fundulus heteroclitus isolate FHET01 chromosome 22, MU-UCD_Fhet_4.1, whole genome shotgun sequence genome encodes:
- the npm3 gene encoding nucleoplasmin-3 codes for MNFVDDESSETPPKGESKLESFLFNCELSSKVPFYTFQGDEEEDVEHFLELRTVCLGEGAKEESNVVEVTAMNHLGKTTSVPIANLHVKCLPMVSLGEFELKAPVTIRLKAGTGPVFVSGLHLIASEVEYSDQSGEEDEEEELPAVKPAKKKKKNH; via the exons ATGAATTTCGTTGACGATGAATCCTCGGAGACCCCGCCTAAAGGAGAATCAAAGTTGGAGAGCTTCTTGTTCA ACTGCGAATTGTCCTCTAAAGTACCGTTCTACACTTTCCAAGGAGATGAAGAAGAGGACGTGGAACACTTCCTTGAACTTAGAACA GTCTGCCTAGGCGAGGGAGCCAAGGAGGAGAGCAACGTGGTGGAGGTGACAGCCATGAACCACCTGGGAAAGACCACCTCGGTGCCCATAGCCAACCTCCACGTCAAGTGTCTGCCTATG gtgaGTCTGGGAGAGTTTGAGCTGAAAGCCCCAGTCACCATACGCCTCAAAGCTGGAACAGGACCGGTTTTTGTCAGCGGCCTGCACCTTATCG CCTCAGAGGTTGAGTACTCCGATCAGTCTGGGGAAGAAGACGAGGAAGAAGAGCTGCCTGCTGTCAAACcagcgaagaagaagaagaagaaccatTAG
- the oga gene encoding protein O-GlcNAcase, which translates to MVQKDKTLDTPPLDVEPSPSPVSGEACVEAPGGPVADSRIGVETTGRRKFISGVVEGFYGRPWTMEQRKELFRRQQKWGLNTYLYAPKDDYKHRMFWREMYSVEEAEQLMTLVNAAKEYGIEFIYAISPGLDITFSNQKEVSALKRKLDQVTHFGCKSFALLFDDIDHNMCPADKEVFSSFAHAQVSLTNEIYQYLGEPETFLFCPTEYCGTFCYPNVSQSPYLRTVGEKLLPSIDVLWTGPKVVSKEIPVESIEEVSKILRRAPVIWDNIHANDYDQKRLFLGPYKGRSTELIPRLKGVLTNPNCEFESNFVAIHTLATWYKSNMNGVRKDVVMTDGEDSTVSIQIKLENEGSDEELETDMLYSPQLALKLALTEWLSEFSVPHQYNSRQVPQSGAKSTAIDVSSMTASALCSSTSVTTVFQQPIMSSVMPSLLLDPLPQPMAKTSEEVDVEKKDSDEEPMEMVVEKLDEPEEAEADPEEKDAAPILADKMAEDLKPMDTDKESLAESKSPEESIQEDSGSDIAPMQTDDLLKQEPYVPGPNEKPLFVPEAPTLEDLCLLAELFYLPYEHGPKATQMLKEFNWLRANSSVVSVNCKRKESEKVAEWQRRAETFQDMCCSVIHMFTRLSNTANRTILFDLYPYIWDIKSIMSMVKSFVLWLGCRSQSSAQFPKGEQESWAFRGGLAGEFQRLLPIEAANDLFYQPPPSLPTSKIYTLRPYYPKDEAAVYKICKEMYCEGMEDEPFAEETDLIGDRLVGGLLTVSSDYGFVLEDDEGICGYALGTVDVKPFIKKCKLSWIPFMQEKYHKPDCEKDLSEAEKMILSFHEEEEGLPDSFLSNFPSLIKVDIHAKVTDPSVAKSMMGCLLSSLKANGSHGAFCKVRQTDKRMLEFYSKLGCFEVAKMDGFPKDVIIMGRSL; encoded by the exons GCTTTTATGGACGCCCCTGGACTATGGAACAGAGGAAGGAGCTGTTCAGAAG GCAACAGAAGTGGGGGCTGAACACGTACCTTTATGCACCCAAAGATGACTACAAGCACAGGATGTTCTGGAGAGAAATGTATTCAGTGGAAGAAGCAG AACAACTCATGACTTTAGTCAATGCTGCCAAGGAGTATGGAATAGAGTTTATATATGCCATCTCCCCTGGACTAGACATAACCTTCTCTAATCAGAAAGAGGTTTCTGCGCTTAAGCGAAAACTTGACCAG gTCACTCATTTTGGCTGCAAGTCCTTTGCCTTACTTTTTGACGATATTGACCACAACATGTGCCCAGCTGATAAAGAAGTATTCAGCTCTTTTGCTCACGCTCAGGTTTCTTTAACCAATGAAATCTACCAGTACCTCGGAGAGCCTGAAACCTTCCTGTTTTGCCCCACAG AGTACTGTGGAACATTCTGCTACCCAAATGTCTCGCAGTCGCCCTACCTGCGCACAGTCGGAGAAAAACTGCTGCCCAGCATTGACGTGCTCTGGACGG GTCCCAAAGTGGTTTCGAAGGAAATCCCAGTGGAGTCCATCGAGGAGGTGTCGAAGATCCTGAGGAGAGCCCCCGTAATCTGGGACAACATTCACGCCAACGATTACGACCAGAAGAGGCTTTTCCTGGGTCCGTACAAGGGCCGCTCCACCGAGCTCATCCCCAGGCTGAAGGGAGTCCTCACCAATCCCAACTGCGAGTTTGAATCCAATTTTGTCGCCATTCACACTTTGGCCACCTGGTACAAGTCCAACATGAACGGGGTTCGCAAAGACGTGGTCATGA CTGACGGCGAGGACAGCACGGTGTCCATCCAGATCAAGCTTGAGAACGAAGGCAGCGACGAGGAGCTGGAGACGGACATGCTCTACAGCCCCCAGCTTGCGTTAAAGCTGGCTCTGACGGAGTGGCTTTCTGAGTTTAGCGTGCCTCACCAATATAACA GCCGACAGGTGCCTCAGAGCGGTGCCAAAAGCACGGCCATCGACGTGTCGTCCATGACGGCGTCggccctctgctcctccacgtcggtCACGACCGTGTTCCAGCAGCCCATAATGTCTTCTGTGATGCCCTCCCTCCTGCTGGATCCCCTCCCACAGCCCATGGCGAAAACATCTGAAGAG GTGGACGTGGAGAAGAAGGATTCCGACGAGGAGCCAATGGAGATGGTGGTGGAGAAGCTGGACGAGCCGGAGGAGGCGGAGGCCGACCCGGAAGAGAAAGACGCCGCTCCCATCTTGGCCGACAAAATGGCCGAGGACCTGAAGCCCATGGATACAGACAAGGAGAGTTTGGCGGAGTCCAAGTCCCCCGAAGAGTCGATCCAGGAGGACTCTGGGAGTGATATCGCTCCCATGCAGACTGACGATCTGCTCAAACAG GAACCGTATGTGCCCGGCCCCAACGAGAAGCCTCTGTTCGTACCAGAGGCCCCCACGCTGGAGGACCTGTGTCTGCTCGCCGAGCTCTTCTACCTGCCTTACGAGCACGGACCCAAGGCcacacagatgttaaaggaaTTCAACTGGTTGAGAGCCAACAGCAGCGTCGTGAGCGTCAACTGTAAGAGGAAGGAAAGTGAAAAG GTGGCGGAGTGGCAGCGGCGGGCGGAGACGTTTCAGGACATGTGCTGCTCAGTCATCCACATGTTCACACGGCTGTCCAACACGGCCAACCGCACCATCCTGTTTGACCTCTACCcttacatctgggacatcaagAGCATCATGTCTATGGTCAAGTCTTTTGTCCTGTGGCTCG GGTGTCGTAGTCAGTCCTCAGCACAGTTTCCTAAAGGAGAACAAGAGTCCTGGGCCTTTAGGGGAGGTCTAGCAGGAGAGTTCCAG AGATTGTTGCCAATAGAAGCGGCAAACGATCTTTTCTACCAGCCTCCACCTTCTTTGCCAACCTCCAAAATCTATACCTTAAGGCCGTACTATCCCAAAGATGAG GCCGCAGTTTATAAAATCTGTAAAGAAATGTACTGTGAAGGAATGGAGGACGAGCCGTTCGCCGAGGAGACTGACCTCATTGGAGACAG GTTAGTCGGAGGTCTCCTGACCGTCAGCTCCGACTACGGCTTCGTGCTGGAGGATGACGAGGGCATCTGCGGCTACGCTCTGGGCACCGTGGATGTGAAGCCTTTCATCAAGAAGTGCAAGCTGAGCTGGATTCCCTTCATGCAAGAGAAGTACCACAAACCCGACTGCGAGAAGGATCTCTCTGAGGCAGAA AAGATGATACTGAGTTTccacgaggaggaggagggactaCCAGACTCGTTTCTGTCAAACTTTCCATCGCTCATCAAGGTGGACATTCACGCCAAAGTGACTGACCCCAGTGTGGCCAAAAGCATGATGGGATGTCTGTTATCTTCGCTTAAGGCTAATG GGTCTCACGGTGCTTTCTGTAAAGTTCGTCAGACTGATAAACGAATGCTGGAGTTTTACAGTAAGCTGGGATGTTTCGAAGTGGCCAAAATGGACGGCTTCCCCAAAGACGTCATCATTATGGGACGCAGCCTCTGA